In a genomic window of Phycodurus eques isolate BA_2022a chromosome 2, UOR_Pequ_1.1, whole genome shotgun sequence:
- the LOC133415186 gene encoding fibulin-7-like codes for MFVSVTTVITLLGLYSLHPTSGQDCSSRLEIQGSLKQIQKLLSAHEASYLQSLRNLKKKINLLQSNTGRQASRTINSTCPRPDVPNNGRKLGRSQSVGHEVHFLCDPGYELVGSESRICQESLSWSGQQPTCREVNECASIPCLNGGTCLDDVNQFSCICPKGWAGETCQSPVPTFFATIANTSAATSQASAAAAATLAADTAGSFVRPSRCSTVQGTTHCTCEPGYTISGRDSTTCTDIDECELFHNGQAGKLCLHTCVNTAGGYRCSCPAGYDVTRDGRSCKDIDECASRQNNCSKEQTCINTYGGFQCVRVDCPKNPHASYVKTSPMRCERNPCPVDNKLCSQAPNSFSYHYLAVVSNLSAPRVMFRVSALRPIGDTLRFSLLGGRQARRHFTVQRSDRLTGQLMLSSPVQGPATLEAEVEMSELERRVQLGRYITKVTMFVSPYEF; via the exons ATGTTTGTATCGGTCACAACTGTCATCACTCTGCTGGGCCTCTATTCGCTGCATCCTACTTCTGGACAG GACTGTTCAAGCAGACTGGAAATACAAGGATCCCTGAAGCAGATCCAGAAGCTTCTCTCAGCTCATGAAGCCTCCTACTTGCAGAGCCTGCGCAAcctgaagaagaaaataaacctACTGCAGAGTAACACAGGGAGACAGGCTTCGAGAACCATCAACA GTACCTGCCCAAGGCCAGATGTGCCAAACAATGGGAGGAAACTGGGCAGATCGCAGAGTGTGGGCCATGAGGTTCACTTTTTGTGTGACCCTGGCTATGAACTTGTGGGATCAGAGAGCAGAATTTGTCAGGAAAGTCTGAGCTGGAGCGGCCAGCAGCCGACATGCAGAG AAGTCAACGAGTGTGCGTCTATCCCATGCCTGAATGGTGGAACCTGTCTGGATGACGTTAACCAGTTTTCTTGCATCTGTCCCAAAGGCTGGGCTGGAGAAACCTGCCAAAGCCCTGTGCCAACGT TCTTTGCCACCATTGCAAACACCTCCGCCGCCACATCCCAGgcgtctgctgctgctgccgctacGCTGGCAGCTGACACAGCTGGGTCCTTTGTGCGTCCATCACGCTGCAGCACCGTGCAGGGGACCACCCACTGCACTTGTGAGCCAGGATATACCATCTCTGGCAGAGACAGCACTACTTGCACCG ACATAGATGAATGTGAGCTGTTTCATAATGGTCAGGCTGGGAAGCTCTGTTTACACACATGCGTTAACACCGCTGGAGGTTACCGCTGCTCCTGTCCTGCTGGATATGATGTCACCCGCGATGGACGCAGCTGTAAAG ACATTGATGAGTGTGCCAGCAGACAAAATAACTGCAGCAAGGAGCAGACGTGCATCAACACTTATGGAGGTTTCCAGTGTGTTCGTGTCGACTGTCCAAAAAACCCTCATGCCTCTTACGTCAAAACATCACCGAT GCGCTGTGAGCGGAATCCCTGCCCCGTGGATAACAAGCTGTGCTCTCAAGCTCCAAATTCCTTCTCCTACCATTACCTGGCAGTCGTATCTAACCTGTCAGCTCCCCGTGTCATGTTCCGGGTTTCAGCGTTGCGTCCGATAGGTGACACGCTTCGCTTCTCCCTGCTGGGGGGAAGGCAAGCTCGGCGTCACTTCACAGTGCAGCGTTCGGATCGCCTGACAGGTCAGCTGATGCTGAGCAGCCCAGTTCAGGGCCCCGCCACTCTGGAGGCCGAGGTGGAGATGAGTGAGCTGGAGAGACGAGTCCAGCTGGGCAGGTACATCACCAAAGTCACCATGTTTGTTTCCCCGTATGAGTTCTAA
- the LOC133415181 gene encoding LOW QUALITY PROTEIN: kinesin-like protein kif7 (The sequence of the model RefSeq protein was modified relative to this genomic sequence to represent the inferred CDS: deleted 1 base in 1 codon): MSPKVSSGQGRGEYSSVQVAVRVRPLLPKELLHCHESCITVDPELQRVTLGHDRHFLCDFLFEETCCQDEVYSMSVQPLIEAFFQGFNATVFAYGQTGSGKTYTIGEANISSFRDEEQGIIPRAVADVFKLLDENDLTDFSVRVSYLEVYKEEFKDLLEVETASKDIHIREDKGNIVLCGVKECVVEGLDEVLSLLESGNTARHTGATQMNPNSSRSHTIFTLYMDQRRGGLRLYGSATSGGPQMLSSKFHFVDLAGSERILRTGNTGERLKESIQINSGLLALGNVIGALGDPKRKGSHIPYRDSKITRILKDSLGGNSKTLMIACISPSSSDFDESLNTLNYAARARNIQNRATVNCKREPDRVEGLEQQIKALRRALENRHRSETRIISHADPNRRPRLGEGEISRLQVQGAHYRTCTDTAYRLLRELQSEGVLTAEQGLRVKEWLCSVEEERSRLTTASGPDSGIENSSTEENVALRRERPSVNNQDSDSLEERWSYEHDSVKDGEKDETVVRLQADVLRLERENTDFLAALEDAMEQYKLQSDKLQEQQDLIAELQCLLASPDVRGLGLHLCSRPHTAPISSMHHGQNGGSQGDDQDVSLYEEQMTTSGAEIYGINEDGAQCNHPKGRQRQVNQTWTKKDMLLGGRAVSGRGLTSHLPELDQHPTLARKASNCNMSETSVRDALRGFEGVSESGLLQAQQKIRELSVTIRMKEELIKELVKTGKDAQSLNRQYSHKITALESEAVQARQELHEAQRQLQELERQEREITATDKTRAQECRRKIAAAQSKVQVLRQRQRDTAHLANLPAQSERRVLELERSVQSMRQQQELLQKRLRQESQQKRRLETEMQRRTHRVKELEIKNEQQQKILKIKTEEIAAFQRQRRSGSNGSVISLEEQQKIEEQKRWLDEEMERVLDQRRGLEDLEGELTKREEILAKKEALLQERSGLETKRLRSSQALSKDLVTLTGRIETLEHELSERNGLLRSSSAQDSQQIRQEISNLRQEKDSLLKQRVELDDKLRQGNLLSPEEERTLFQLDEAIEALDAAIEYKNEAITQRQRQLRASASMLSQWEMNLMAKLSYLSASETRALLCKYFDKVVSLREEERKLQLALAELEMQLDEQQRLVQWLENALDRTQLDTDRRLTQQQKEHERSVQLLLQQCREQMDEGLAGRQRQFEGWIHGLSKELNHYKAANVELNNKLREFCIQPKEQVKVLPCNGKPLGVSCMDNHGGRGTPVSEKPPKSREEMRELVNAPLPSIWRRSSLPTEEPAVMEELWLRTASDGPVNRVVQTGLGVPTSLPAMKTRRESRRSSLNVGPLNSNNAFIDLRKNFA; encoded by the exons ATGTCTCCCAAAGTGTCAAGCGGCCAAGGCAGAGGGGAATATTCGTCAGTTCAAGTTGCGGTCCGAGTGCGTCCGCTGCTGCCCAAAGAGCTTCTCCATTGCCACGAGAGTTGCATCACCGTGGACCCCGAACTACAGCGGGTCACCCTGGGTCACGACAGACACTTCCTTTGCGACTTCCTATTTGAGGAAACCTGCTGCCAAGACGAGGTTTATTCTATGTCAGTCCAGCCGCTTATTGAGGCTTTCTTCCAAGGTTTCAATGCAACAGTCTTTGCTTATGGACAGACAGGCTCAGGCAAGACTTACACCATTGGAGAAGCTAATATAT CATCATTTCGAGATGAGGAGCAGGGCATCATCCCCAGGGCTGTTGCGGATGTATTCAAGCTGCTGGATGAAAATGACCTCACAGACTTCTCCGTGCGGGTGTCCTATTTGGAGGTTTACAAAGAGGAATTCAAGGACTTATTGGAGGTGGAAACTGCAAGCAAGGACATCCATATTCGGGAAGATAAGGGCAATATTG TCCTGTGTGGTGTAAAGGAGTGCGTTGTGGAGGGTCTCGATGAGGTGTTGAGTTTACTGGAATCCGGCAACACAGCTAGACACACGGGCGCAACCCAAATGAATCCAAACTCCAGCCGCTCCCACACCATTTTCACCTTATACATGGATCAGCGACGGGGAGGTTTGCGACTCTACGGGAGTGCCACAAGCGGCGGACCCCAAATGTTGTCCTCCAAGTTCCATTTTGTGGACTTGGCCGGCTCAGAGCGCATCTTGAGAACTGGCAACACTGGAGAAAGACTGAAGGAGAGCATTCAGATTAACAGCGGCCTTCTTGCCCTCGGAAATGTTATTGGAGCCCTCGGGGACCCCAAAAGAAAAGGCTCTCACATACCATACAGAGATTCAAAAATCACAAG GATCCTTAAAGACTCTTTGGGAGGAAATTCTAAAACCCTGATGATAGCCTGCATCAGCCCATCATCCTCAGACTTTGACGAAAGTCTGAATACACTAAACTACGCCGCAAGGGCCCGCAATATTCAGAATCGGGCCACGGTCAACTGCAAGCGGGAGCCAGATCGAGTAGAAGGGCTGGAGCAACAAATCAAAGCCCTTCGCCGAGCGCTTGAAAACCGCCATCGTTCAGAGACCCGCATCATTTCTCATGCTGACCCCAACAGGAGGCCACGACTTGGCGAAGGAGAAATTAGTAGACTGCAAGTGCAGGGTGCCCACTATCGAACCTGCACGGACACTGCTTACAG ATTGTTACGCGAGCTGCAGAGTGAAGGAGTGCTGACC GCGGAGCAGGGTCTGAGAGTGAAGGAGTGGCTCTGTTCTGTGGAGGAGGAACGTAGTCGACTGACGACCGCATCTGGGCCAGACAGCGGTATCGAGAACAGCTCTACAGAGGAAAATGTCGCTTTAAGAAGGGAAAGGCCCTCGGTGAACAACCAG GATTCTGATTCTCTGGAGGAGAGGTGGAGCTATGAGCACGACAGTGTGAAAGACGGAGAGAAGGATGAGACTGTCGTTAGGCTTCAAGCGGACGTCCTGCGTCTGGAGAGAGAGAATACAGACTTCCTGGCAGCTCTGGAGGACGCTATggagcaatacaaactgcag AGTGATAAACTACAGGAGCAACAAGACCTGATTGCAGAGTTGCAGTGTCTGCTCGCCAGTCCCGATGTGCGCGGCTTGGGCCTTCATTTGTGCTCACGGCCACACACCGCCCCGATTAGCTCCATGCACCATGGACAAAATGGAGGGTCACAG GGTGATGATCAGGATGTTTCTCTCTATGAGGAGCAGATGACCACAAGTGGAGCAGAAATTTATGGGATCAATGAAGACGGCGCTCAGTGTAACCATCCCAAAGGGAGACAAAG GCAGGTGAATCAAACCTGGACCAAGAAGGACATGCTCTTAGGTGGACGGGCAGTCAGTGGTAGAGGTCTGACATCGCATCTACCCGAGCTAGACCAACATCCCACTTTAGCCAGAAAAGCAT CCAACTGCAATATGAGTGAAACATCTGTACGTGATGCTCTGAGGGGCTTCGAAGGTGTTTCAGAGTCAGGCCTTCTTCAGGCCCAGCAGAAGATAAGGGAGCTGTCAGTTACTATCCGCATGAAAGAAGAGCTCATCAAGGAACTGGTCAAAACAG GTAAGGATGCTCAGTCCCTGAACAGGCAGTACAGTCACAAGATCACAGCTCTGGAAAGTGAAGCCGTGCAGGCACGACAGGAGCTGCACGAGGCCCAAAGGCAACTTCAGGAGCTGGAGAGGCAGGAGAGAGAGATCACTGCCACAGACAAGACCAGAGCTCAGGAATGTCGACGAAAAATTGCGGCGGCTCAGAGCAAAGTTCAG GTTCTCAGACAACGTCAAAGGGACACTGCCCATCTTGCTAATCTGCCGGCACAAAGTGAGCGTCGGGTGCTTGAGCTGGAGCGCAGTGTTCAGTCTATGAGGCAACAACAGGAACTCCTGCAGAAGCGACTGCGTCAAGAAAGTCAGCAGAAACGTCGGTTGGAGACTGAGATGCAGCGCAGAACTCACAGAGTCAAG GAACTTGAGATAAAGAATGAGCAACAGCAAAAGATTCTCAAGATCAAGACTGAGGAGATTGCTGCCTTCCAAAGGCAGAGACGCAGTGGCAGCAACGGCTCTGTCATCTCACTGGAGGAGCAACAG AAGATCGAGGAGCAGAAACGCTGGCTCGATGAAGAAATGGAGCGTGTACTAGATCAGAGACGAGGGCTTGAAGATCTGGAAGGAGAGCTCACGAAACGGGAGGAAATTCTGGCCAAGAAAGAAGCCCTGTTGCAGGAGCGCAGTGGTCTTGAGACCAAGAGGCTCCGTTCCAGTCAG GCCCTGAGTAAAGATCTGGTGACTCTAACAGGACGCATCGAGACACTTGAGCATGAGTTGAGCGAGAGGAACGGTCTCCTTCGCAGCAGCAGTGCTCAGGACTCCCAACAGATTCGACAAGAAATCTCCAACCTCCGTCAAGAAAAAGATTCCTTGCTTAAACAAAGAGTGGAGCTGGACGATAAGTTGCGCCAGGGAAACCTGCTCTCACCGGAG gaggagcgAACCCTCTTCCAGCTGGATGAGGCCATCGAAGCTCTGGATGCAGCCATTGAGTACAAGAACGAGGCCATCACTCAGAGGCAGAGGCAGCTCAGGGCATCCGCCAGCATGCTGTCCCAATGGGAGATGAATCTCATGGCCAAACTCAGCTACTTATCTGCCTCCGAGACCAGAGCTCTGCTGTGCAAGTACTTCGACAAG GTAGTGTCTCTGCGTGAGGAGGAGCGTAAGCTTCAACTTGCGCTCGCCGAGCTGGAAATGCAGCTGGACGAGCAGCAGCGGCTGGTGCAGTGGCTGGAGAACGCTCTGGATCGCACACAGCTCGATACGGACCGTAGGCTCACACAGCAGCAGAAGGAACACGAGAGGAGTGTGCAGCTCTTACTGCAGCAGTGTCGAG AGCAAATGGACGAAGGCCTGGCAGGAAGGCAGCGGCAGTTTGAGGGATGGATCCACGGCCTCAGCAAGGAACTTAACCACTACAAGGCAGCAAATGTGGAACTAAACAACAAACTGAGGGAGTTCTGCATTCAGCCAAAGGAGCAGGTCAAAG TGTTGCCATGTAATGGTAAACCACTAGGTGTCAGCTGCATGGACAACCACGGGGGAAGAGGGACACCGGTGAGTGAAAAACCTCCCAAGTCGAGAGAGGAAATGCGGGAGCTGGTGAATGCCCCTCTTCCATCCATATGGAGGCGCTCTTCTCTCCCCACCGAGGAGCCGGCCGTCATGGAGGAGCTGTGGCTTCGAACGGCCTCCGATGGTCCCGTCAACCGGGTAGTCCAAACCGGGCTCGGCGTTCCGACATCCTTGCCCGCTATGAAGACTCGGAGGGAGTCCCGCCGCAGCAGCCTCAACGTCGGACCACTCAATTCAAACAATGCTTTCATAGACCTGAGGAAGAATTTTGCCTGA